The proteins below come from a single Zea mays cultivar B73 chromosome 8, Zm-B73-REFERENCE-NAM-5.0, whole genome shotgun sequence genomic window:
- the LOC100382445 gene encoding uncharacterized protein LOC100382445 — MLTFIVESSDLSSSAPSPTSPARSRLQLKVVVVPRVSKKSQESGEDEASSAIFPKHSTNCLNRKIATDLADSCQLWKR, encoded by the coding sequence ATGCTCACGTTTATCGTCGAATCGTCGGACCTGTCATCCTCTGCTCCATCccccacctcaccagctcgcTCCCGACTTCAGCTGAAAGTCGTCGTCGTTCCGCGCGTCAGCAAGAAATCTcaagaatcgggtgaagacgaagctagcagcgcgATATTCCCTAAGCACTCGACAAATTGCCTGAATCGGAAAATCGCTACCGATCTCGCGGACTCGTGTCAGTTGTGGAAACGGTAA